CGCAGTTCATTCGGCGCCAAACATTTTCCACAACAGTAAAGAGTTGCAGTTTCCAGTCGCCTTCCCTAGCTGCTTCCGCGTATTTGGCACGCGTTCTCCCGCGAGATTCATATTCACCCAAACTCCTGCATACACAAGCTGTTTAACACCGACTCGCGTGAGAACATTTAAAGCGTGCGTGGTATTCTTTTGTGCCGGTGCCGCGCATCTGGCAGCGGAATGCGCACTGTATGAAGACCGAGCTCCTGTTCATACGTTGTGTCACTAGGAACGGCTCCCAACGAAACAGGGAGATGCGCGTGCAGCGTTCAGCCTAGGGCATCTCCATTCATTGTCGCCCGTCCTTGTCTAGTGTCCATTTGGCAACATATCTAcatcctctcgctcgccggcgtctcggTCTTCCCCGCCCGCGCCatttccgtcctctccgccCTCGACGATTTCCCAGCCGCCCTGCAAGCATCACAACAGGGCGGGATGTGCCTGCATTTTGCTGGAGATCTCTCACATGCAAATGAACTATTTTTTCTCTCAacagcgcaggcgacgctcCGTCTCCTGAAGCAATCGGCAGCCTCCTCACAGTTCCCGTGAAgcaagaaacagacgccGACCCAAGGAAATGCCGGGACTTCTCAGTAAACCGTCCCCACGGTCCCGAGGTCCGCTAGACACTCCAAACCCACAGACCCGTCTTCTGGGTTGCCCACGCCAGCCTGGTCAGTGTTTGAGCGTACTCATATACACACCCTGAGGATGTGGCATGCTGGCAGTATATACGCTCTATAAATAAAGCTGCGTTTGTGTAAGCACATAGTCCTGTGGCCTCCGAAACGATGAAGGATGTGCACATGTGCTACGCAGacgcacgcatatatatatatatatatatgcacatatgcagACACAAGAACAGCTGTGCATCCGTGTTTGCACATTCACCTATCCGCCGTGGCAGTCCCTGCTGATCGTTCAAAGAAGTCGCGCCGTCAATGACCACCTGGGTCACGCGATGGAAATGAAAAACCTACATGAGCCGCCGAAACAGCACACACTCTTTCGAAACACTTACAGGAAGGGACCCTCCCTCTCGCAGCCCATCAGCTTCGATGATAAAGTCGTCCTCATCATCGTCCCCGTCATCTGCGTCAGGGTCCGGATTCAGCGCAGCCATCTCAGACATGACTTTGAACAGTGTGTCGAGCTTTCTGAGCACAGGAATGCCGGAACCAGAAAGGAGTGGAAGCAAAATGAGGAAATGGCCTCACAGGCTCACTGCAGCCAGGCcacgctctcttcgtctcatCGGTGGCACGAAGACACGCGAGCTCGAGACACCGTGCAGGTGGGTCAGACACTGCGAGGCACGAAGCTGGAACCGAAATGCTACTCCCCGCGTGTTGTCGCCTGGCGACGACGCTACGCCaatctctctgcatgcagtccctTACTCGGGGGAACTGGGTACAATGCGCATTTCTGGGATCACATagtcctcgtcttcctctgctgccgCGTCGCTCTTAAGCTGGCAGTAGATACACGGCTCGTGCCCGCTGTCTGACGATTGGAGGACAGGGAGCGCACAGGCAACGTCACGAACAGTCGTGGAGCAAACGGTGTCGGAAAAAGACTGGAAATGTATGCGCGTGAGGCAACGCCACTGCCGATTTCTCCCCGAGGTTCccacatgtatatgtggCGAAAAAAAGTGAAGAAATCGCCTTCCGGTTGCGCAACAGGCGACCGGCCACGCGCAGCCGCATCTATCTACGCGTGTGCACACACATTCACAGGGCGCGCCTTGCATCAAAACGTCTGGTACAGAAATTGCACGCAGCGAACGTGACAGGCACCGCAAATGGCCGTGAATATGCGTGCAACGATACCCCGCAACCTATGCTAGACAGCACATAGGCCACAAGTACATCTAATCTCGAGATCCTGGCAGAGAGAGTGAATTGACGGtggcgttttctttctcactTGGATCTCGTGACAGGGCGTGAAGCACAATCGAGGGATAGTCGACAGCAATGTCCTTTCgctgctcgtctcccgcAGAGGCTGCATCTGGCTTGGTGAGCCACGCGACGCGTCGCGAAGTGACATAGAAAGTCCCGATGCCTGAACGCAAAGGCCGGGGACAGACGCTTCGCTGGCCtgaggaaaaacgaacagTCGCCCTTAAAATTCGACGCcgaccgagagacagagagctcCGCGTACACCAGGACGCCGGGCTGCCTTCCGTGCCTGGATCCTCGAGGAGACTGACACAGTTAAGAGCACGTCACTGCGAGGtgacagaaggaaaagagagcgaatGTTTGGAAAGCCATGGTAGTATTTTATGAGGGTATGTGAGCGACTAAATGTCAGTCGTGCGAAACTTAGGTTTTCCATGAAGTCTACttggaaaaagacaaaagcaAATTGGATAGAGCCGAGGCTCAACTTTTTTTGGATGCCCAGACGGACATCATTCGTCCTTGTCGAGTTTACACTTACTTGACTCCCTAGCGTCTATTCTGGCTTTTTGGAGATGCAGAGTTATCTGTTCCAATCTTACCTGGCTTCGGTGTACTGTACTCGAAAAACAACCCATCCACTGACTACGTTTCAAGTCATGCACCGGTGACGCATCAACATCAAGAGCTTTCTCTGGGGAAGTATATCCTCCTGCGCTGGCGCTTGTCTCGACATATTTTCATAGACTTGCGTTTGAGAGCGCCAGAAAATTCGCCCAGCGGTCAGTGACCCCGCCGAGGCGCTGAGGGGAGTCCCGACGCCAAACGATTGCCCGAGGGAATGGCGTACGCGACGAAGCCCGATGCGTTCGTTCGAAAACTGAGAGAGCCTACCATGATTTTCGCCCTGAAGAATAAGCGCCGCGTCGTTTTCGCGACAGGCAATCacctcctcgtcgccgtgCGGGCCCTGTAGGATCTGCAAACTCCCGTCCGCGTTCCGGGCTGGGGACCACTGGACCGGCATCTTGGTTtcgttcgttttccctctcgatcgaaccgccttctcgctctcgccttctctcctcggatcggtgtcttctccctctccgtttcctcgcccctccccgtgtctttgtgtctcttttgccgTCGACGCGCGCCTACACTGCCCCACAGTGCTCCTaggcttctctcgcgaggCTTGCCGACAGCGTATTTCCCTGGACGGCTTCCtcaggaaagaaggcagagacactgcACCAGAAGCGTCGTCGGGGTACAGGCTTCATACACAAAACCCGCAGCGAGATGTCTCTGTGCAAAAGTCGGCCAATGTGAGCACACGGCGCAAAAGGCTCTGCTATGGCAGACTGGGACTGGACTCATTCGCGTGGGGCACGCCCTTGCGCTTCGATTCTTCGGGTcgtctgcgtttttcttgAGGGGGAAAGTGCCTCCAAAAAAAGGGACCAGATCCAACAATGACCCTCCTGCGCTCCccacagaaaacagccaCTCCGGGCGGACAGCTGCCTTCACCTGTCTATACAGAGAAGCGCCAATGGAAGACACGAAAtgtcgagaaagaagcgcccTCTCACGGGTTCCGAGATACTTTGCCACGTGCAGCTCGGCGCAAAAAAGGCGTAGAGCGCATGCTCCAAGCCTGCGAGTGAACGCGCAACGCGtgcagagaacgagaagaatcCAGCAACTCCTCAACACAGGTTTCCTTTTGCGCGCGCGTCCAGCGAACGGATCCAAGAAGAATCGCAGATATCACGATGTTCCAGCTCTTGATAGAATCGATGTGAAACGCAGTGGGACTCGACTTCGCGATTGacatgcgcgcatgcagaggcctgccagggaaaaaaggagcaGACCCCCGTTAGCCATGGCTCCACGCATTGCGCATTTCCCACGTATTTTTACTTTTCGTCCTTCCCGTTTCAAGAGGACATGGGACGCGCTGTTCTCTCCAACAGAGACACCTTCACAAAGTTCACGTTCGCGCGGTTCCGCGTCCAACCCGGTTCCGGGCCGGCTCTGCCGTGTCGTCCTCCTGCTTGTATCCGAGGCAGCCGAAGAGAGTGTTCCTGttccgcttttctgtttatgccgcttcttttctctctacATGTGCATCGCGGGGTTTTTTCTTGCGCTTTCGCCGCACCACCGTCCGTATTTCAGTCCGTGTGATGTGTGCCCCGCTCAGGCGGACGTAGCGCCGGGCTGCACTTGGCGCAACGGCAAACTTTGCGTGTTCAAGgactttctttcctctctcctttttctaCTGTTCAGTTTGCCTATTTctccctcggcctcgctccCCTCTCCCGTATCTCTTCTTATCCAGTGCTTCGGTCGACGACTTCTCGCCCCCCGGCGCTCGGTTCTTCCCCCTTTGTCTGTGTCCAGCGCGCCACCgtccccctctcgccttcctcctcgtaggtgcgtcttctgcgcacATTTGCCCTGT
This sequence is a window from Neospora caninum Liverpool complete genome, chromosome V. Protein-coding genes within it:
- a CDS encoding Methylosome subunit pICln, related — protein: MPVQWSPARNADGSLQILQGPHGDEEVIACRENDAALILQGENHGIGTFYVTSRRVAWLTKPDAASAGDEQRKDIAVDYPSIVLHALSRDPNSGHEPCIYCQLKSDAAAEEDEDYVIPEMRIVPSSPEKLDTLFKVMSEMAALNPDPDADDGDDDEDDFIIEADGLREGGSLPGGWEIVEGGEDGNGAGGEDRDAGEREDVDMLPNGH